attttaacCTTTATGTACTGgctcctttcacttccattgtaagtgctttacagtaaccttgattttttttttttttttttttaaggagtgaGGTGAAATTATTTTAACGTTATGCctcaaatgcagtcgattgagcttaaattgttttGAACCCTGAACATTTCTTTAAACATGCATGAGGTGTCAATAAAAAAACGCAAGGCAGAAACAGCCTGCATGGAAAAGTCTTTATTTGCTTAAACTCTTGTGCTTCCAAGGTGAATGGTGATTTCAGAGTGGTGCACAACCATCAGTTTTGTCCCTGATGATGGATTCTGACTCTGAGACCATCGCGTCCACCATTCCCTCAGGTCAGCTGGTCCGCTTAGCGGGGGATGTGATATCTGATTCGCTGAAACAAACACATATGGGAGTTTGGACTCCAGCGTTGTGACCAagcttttttgtccattttctcCATGTGATCCATCTGAcatatgtgtttgtttgatgCTTGGGTCAGCGTGTTGCAACACATGGTTTGGTGTGTCCACTTGACCATTCTGTCCAATGGCATTTTCATGCAAATGCCCAATGTGAAGCTGCTGAGAGTGTCCCAGATCCATCGTTTGCTGTTTCCGTTTGTATTCTTCTAGTTTAGCCTTGCACATTGCAGCTTCCTCTTTGATCTGACAAAACTGCCTCTGCAGTTCTCTTTCATGGCCTTCCTCTGCCTTGAGCTCATTCAGCCAAAACTTGATCTGTTCCTCTTCTTCCGACAATGACTCAGAACTCTGCCTGGAAGCGTGTTGCTCTTCAAGCTCACGGATCAGCTGGTCAGTTGATTCTATTTTCAGTTTAAGGTCTTTCAGACTAGCTTGTTGTTGGATGATCAGTGTCCTTAACTCTACAATCTCATCACTTTCAGTTATGGGAATCTGTGGAATCATTGGCTTGTCAATGTCTGCTCCTTTTCTTATCACTTCCTCTTTTCTTGCACTCATACCACTATCATCTTTGCATCTGCCACGGTTTCCAAGGCAACTGATCAAAGGCTGATGTAGTGAgactttatttttgtcttttttgtcctTTCCTTGCAGTGCCCTGGAGGCCAACGTACTTTTGGTTGGTTTTGGAGATGCCTTATCTGAGTGCCCATTTCCTTCTAAGCCCTCCTTGTCTTTCCCCTTATCTCGTACTAATTGTGACCTCCCACCTCTGCCCAAGTTTTCCAGCCAACCCCATGCTTCCTCCATTAGCGTCAGCGACTTCCTCTTGGGTCTCTTCGGTTCCTCAGTGGGTGGCTCCGAGTGAAGACAGAGACGTGATAGAGGTGGAAGACTCTGTCGGTGTAGGGCAATTCCCCCACTGCCTCTCGGCGCCCTCCCGCCCCCTTCTGCTTGCCTCATTTGGGCCTTGGCCTGGTTTGTTTCTTCCCCAAGGGATGGACCGATATGCTTCAATGTAAGCTGCACCTCCTTTGCTTGGTCACCATATTTCTCCAAGGACTCCAGGAGCCGTTCATCTGGAGTTACATTACGTTCATAATCTTTGAACTTCTCTCTCAGAGTATATCGCCCAGTACGACCTAAGTGTCAGGACCATATTAAAAAGTGCCAAACATTATTGGGTTAAACAAATACTTGCAACCTACTAGTAGTATGTTTTCTTTGGTCTTGTTACGTTATATCAGATTATGCAttaatcattgtttttttgttttttttgcatgttaaTGCTAGAGTGAGTTTTGGTATCTTGTCTAACATTGTAACAATTATAAGATAATGGAGGCACCATCTAGGGTTCCTCAGACGCCACACTGGtggaaccctctggagatcctccTGGTACTCTATAGGGGTCTCAAATATCCTATTTACATTATGTGCCCAAGTaacttcaaaatatatttcaagTTCCTCAAAGTATTTATCTTATCATGGGTTTACTGGAGGAACCATTCACAGTAAGTTTAAAGTATCTCAGAGAACTGAAAGGGTGTCTGGAGCATCTCCAGAGGGTTCTGCCAATGTGGcatctgaggaaccccaaatggttTCTTGAATATCTTAAAATTTTTACAGTCCA
This sequence is a window from Myxocyprinus asiaticus isolate MX2 ecotype Aquarium Trade chromosome 33, UBuf_Myxa_2, whole genome shotgun sequence. Protein-coding genes within it:
- the LOC127423790 gene encoding ras association domain-containing protein 8-like, whose protein sequence is MELKVYVEGVQRIVCGVTKKTTCQEVVITLAQALGRTGRYTLREKFKDYERNVTPDERLLESLEKYGDQAKEVQLTLKHIGPSLGEETNQAKAQMRQAEGGGRAPRGSGGIALHRQSLPPLSRLCLHSEPPTEEPKRPKRKSLTLMEEAWGWLENLGRGGRSQLVRDKGKDKEGLEGNGHSDKASPKPTKSTLASRALQGKDKKDKNKVSLHQPLISCLGNRGRCKDDSGMSARKEEVIRKGADIDKPMIPQIPITESDEIVELRTLIIQQQASLKDLKLKIESTDQLIRELEEQHASRQSSESLSEEEEQIKFWLNELKAEEGHERELQRQFCQIKEEAAMCKAKLEEYKRKQQTMDLGHSQQLHIGHLHENAIGQNGQVDTPNHVLQHADPSIKQTHMSDGSHGENGQKSLVTTLESKLPYVFVSANQISHPPLSGPADLREWWTRWSQSQNPSSGTKLMVVHHSEITIHLGSTRV